One Babylonia areolata isolate BAREFJ2019XMU chromosome 20, ASM4173473v1, whole genome shotgun sequence DNA segment encodes these proteins:
- the LOC143295106 gene encoding uncharacterized protein LOC143295106, whose protein sequence is MSFNINANLIRAIQNLYENASSAVYLNGDIGDWLRTTVGISTESKLNPAKWNQDWCPLQVCMRHQTMADVINEFGSTEQHNVTDLIFNNTQTSETSKCVVLRFEGFTPWDNPDSLVSPYSEDLVRRIRNTVILPLFLIGGPANVINMAVFYRQGLKERINVCLFSLSLCDFLYLLCNVIVHGEQIHLQFTTKERYGPVIRVLADHNLLGFYGFTWVSEFISAMIASERCFCILQPLRSQTVLSTSTTTVIITTTGVVILALYSIVVTRFRSICYHDPVSGNDLWTVIPSDFYFRYQQLVDALDGFVFGLGIPVVTMVVVMVTTVVTMVKLRQAAAWRSGTSSSGSVSAREVALTVMLVYNSIFFVICVFPVALFRVVWLFIPEMNAGRSQHNMFFTFLSSADIMSYINATFNIAVYYTMGSRYRQTFWQLLGRGNRSQTPASANNAKQT, encoded by the exons ATATCAACGGAAAGCAAGCTGAATCCAGCTAAGTGGAATCAGGACTGGTGCCCATTACAAGTTTGTATGAGACATCAAACAATGGCTGATGTAATCAATGAATTCGGTTCAACTGAACAGCACAACGTCACAGACCTCATCTTCAACAACACCCAGACTTCAGAGACCTCCAAGTGCGTGGTCCTCAGGTTTGAAGGCTTCACTCCCTGGGACAACCCGGACAGCCTGGTCAGCCCTTACAGTGAGGACCTCGTGCGCCGTATCCGGAACACCGTCATTCTGCCGCTCTTTCTGATTGGTGGGCCTgccaacgtcatcaacatggcggtgttctaCAGGCAGGGGCTGAAGGAACGGATCAACGTGTGTCTCTTCTCGCTGTCCCTGTGTGACTTCCTCTACCTGCTCTGCAACGTCATTGTTCACGGGGAACAGATCCACCTGCAGTTCACCACCAAAGAAAG GTACGGTCCTGTCATCCGAGTCCTGGCTGACCACAACCTGCTGGGGTTTTACGGCTTCACCTGGGTGTCTGAGTTCATCTCTGCCATGATCGCCAGTGAGAGATGTTTCTGTATCCTGCAGCCTCTCCGCTCCCAGACAGTGctgtccacctccaccaccaccgtcatcatcaccaccaccggtGTCGTCATCCTGGCCCTGTACTCCATCGTGGTGACGCGGTTCCGCTCCATATGTTACCATGACCCCGTGTCCGGAAATGACCTCTGGACCGTCATCCCCAGCGACTTCTACTTCCGGTACCAGCAGCTGGTGGACGCTCTGGACGGCTTTGTCTTCGGCTTGGGCATTCccgtggtgacgatggtggtggtgatggtgacaacgGTGGTGACGATGGTCAAACTCCGTCAGGCAGCAGCATGGCGGTCTGGCACCTCGTCCAGTGGCAGTGTGTCTGCACGAGAGGTGGCACTGACTGTCATGTTGGTCTACAACTCCATCTTCTTCGTCATTTGCGTCTTTCCTGTGGCACTGTTCAG AGTGGTGTGGCTCTTCATACCAGAGATGAACGCCGGGCGCAGTCAGCACAACATGTTCTTCACCTTTCTCTCCTCAGCCGACATCATGTCCTACATCAACGCCACCTTCAACATCGCCGTCTATTACACCATGGGTTCCCGCTACAGACAGACCTTCTGGCAGCTACTGGGCAGGGGCAACAGgagtcagacccctgccagtgCTAACAACGCTAAACAGACCTGA